The window GGTAGCCGCCGTGGAACGCCTCCGGCGGGAGGCTGCCCGTGTGCCAGTACGCCAGGATCCAGCCGGCGAACCCGGCGGCCACCACGAGCGAGACGACCACGACGACGAGGCCCGCGACGGGGACGAAACGGTACAGGTCGGCGCCCAGCAGCATCCCGACGACCGGCACCAGCGCCGCGATCGGGCCCTGCGCGGGGTGCCGCAACTGCGCGGCCAGCGTCTCGGCGCTCCGGGCGCCGCGCCGCAGGTGCGCGACGATGAGCCACAGCCACGCGACGAGGACGACCACCCAGAGCAGCTGTCCGATCAGCTCCGGCACGCCGAGGAGCCGGCCTGCCGTGGTCCAGACCCCCGCCAGACCGGCCAGGCCGAACGCGATGGCCAGGGTGTTGAGCGGGATGCGCTGAGCCGAACGCCGTCGGGCGGGCGTCCCCGCGGTGTCGCCTGCGGTGGTGCTCACGGCAGTCCTTTCGTCGGAGCCTCACGCTAGCGCGGGCCGCGTCCCCCGAAAAGCGCGCACGCGGCGAGGGCCGGTGACAGACTGAGCGCATGACCTCCCCCGTCCTGCTCATCACCGGCACCTCGTCCGGCATCGGTCTGGAGTCGGCCGTCGCCGCCGCCCGTCACGGCTTCCGCGTGGTCGCCACCATGCGCGACCTCGACAAGGCCGAGCCGCTCCGCGCCGCGGCCGGGGAGGCGGGCGTCGACCTCGACCTCCAGCGCTTGGACGTCACGGACGAGCGCTCCGTCGCCGACTGCATCGGCTACATCCGGGAGGCCTACGGGCGGCTGGATGCCCTGCTCAACAACGCGGGCGCCGGCCACGTCGGGACCATCGAGCTGGAGACCATCGACGACGTGCGCTCGGTGATGGAGGTGAACTTCTTCGGCGTCGTCTCCCTCACCCGTGCCGCCCTTCCGCTGCTGCGCGAGAGCCGTGGGCGCGTCGTCACCGTCTCGAGCGTCGGCGGCGTCGTGGGCCAGCCGTTCAACGAGGCGTACTGCGCGGCGAAGTTCGCCGTCGAGGGCTTCATGGAGTCGCTGACGCCCGTCGCCGCCACCGTCGGCGTCCGCGTGACCGTCGTCGAGCCGGGAGCCGTGAGTACCGAGTTCGTCGCGAACGTCGGACTCGACGCGAACCACCCCGCCTACGGCACCCCGTACGAGCCCGCGTTCAGCGCCTACCTCGCCCGCACGGCCGGGGCCTTCGATCCCTCGGTCGCGCAGGCGCCCGAGGGCGTCGCCGGGGTCATCCTCGGCGTGCTCGACGCGGAGCAGCCGCCGGCGCGCATCCAGACCTCCGAGAACGCGGTCCGCTTCGCCGGGATCAAGCTCTCCGACCTCGACGGCTCGCACGTGCAGGCCGTCACTGCGCACTGGATGCAGGGTTGACCGTGTAAATTGAACCGGTTGGGGTCGGCTGGGTGCGTGCCCGTCTCGCACCGATGAACCGTTGGGGATCGATGTCTTATCTGCACGAGGTCGTCTCGTCGCGCGAACTGCTCTACAACCTGACCCTGCGCGAGGTCCGCGGCCAGTACAAGCGCACCTTCATTGGTCAGCTGTGGTCGCTGGTGAACCCGCTCGCGACGATGCTCGTCTACACGATCGTCTTCGCGTTCATCCTGCGGGTCACGCCGGCGCCGGGCGACCCGTCGGGTCTCGACGTCTTCCCGGTGTGGCTGCTCTGCGGCCTGCTGCCGTTCACGTTCTTCGCCGCCGTGGTGCAGGGCGGCATGGGGTCGCTGATCGCCAACGCGGGGCTCATCCAGAAGGTGTACTTCTCGCGGATCGTCCTGCCCCTGTCGACCGTCGGCTCGGTCGGGTTCAACTGGTTGTTCGAGATGGGCGTCCTGGTCGTCGTGCTGATGATCTGCGGCGCCTGGGTGCTGCCCTGGCTGCCGTTCGTGCTGGTGATCATGCTCGTCCTCGCCGTCTTCGCGACCGGGCTCGCGCTGATGCTCTCGGTGGCGAACGTCTACTTCCGCGACACCCAGTACTTCATGGGGATCATCCTGCAGCTGTGGATGTACCTGACGCCGATCATCTACCCCGTCTCGCTCATCGTCGCCCAGTCGAAGGAGGTGGGCGGGCTGTTCGGCACGAGCATCACCATCCTGGACATCTACCGCCTGAACCCCCTGGAGCGCTTCGTCGAGGTGTTCCGCAACCTCCTCTACGACAACCGGTGGCCGCGGGCCGACGACGTCTGGTACTGCGTGATCTCGGCGGCGATCGCCTTCGCCGTCGGGCTCTGGGTGTTCCGCCGCAACGAGAAGGGGCTGGCCGAGGCCGTATGAGCGAGATCGCCGTCTCCGTCGAGCACGTGAGCAAGAAGTTCCGGCTGTACCACGAGCGGAATCAGTCCATCAAGTCGGCCATCATGCGCGGTCGCATCTCGCTGCACGAGGACTTCCAGGCGCTCAAGGACGTCTCGTTCGACGTGCCCGCCGGCTCCACGTTCGGCCTGATCGGGAGCAACGGATCGGGCAAGTCGACCCTGCTCAAGTGCCTTGCCAAGATCTACTACCCCGAGCAGGGCCGCATCACCATGAACGGACGGATGGCCGCGCTGCTGGAGGTGGGCAGCGGCTTCCACCAGGAGCTGTCCGGCCGCGAGAACGTCTTCCTGAACGGGTCGATCCTCGGCATGTCGAGGAAGGAGATCACCCGGAAGTTCGACGAGATCGTCGAGTTCTCCGGCGTCTCCGAGTTCATCGACCAGCCGGTGAAGAACTACTCGACCGGCATGTACGTGCGGCTCGGCTTCGCCATCGCGATCAACGTCGACCCGGACATCCTGGTGGTGGACGAGGTGCTCGCCGTCGGCGACGCCGAGTTCCAGGAGAAGTGCCGGCAGAAGTTCGCCGAGTTCAAGGCAGTCGGCAAGACCGTGATCCTGGTCAGCCACTCGATGGACCAGGTGCAGGACATGTGCGACTCCGTCGCGTGGCTGAACCACGGCGAGCTGCTCGCGGTCGGCGACGCCGAGTCGACCGTCGAGGCGTACCTCGGGCCGCACTCCCTCGAGGGCTGACGCCGGTCAGGCGACCGGCTCGGCTGCCGGCTCGGCCGCCGCCTCGGCTGCGAGCGCGGCCTCCATCACCCGGAGGCGGCCCCACAGCTGGCTGTCGACGCCGTAGTGGCGGCGTGCCACCGAGAGACCGGCCTGGGCGAGCCGTGCGATGCCGCCCGGCGCCTCCATCAGCTCCAGGATGCGGTGCACGATGTCGTCGGCGTCCGGCTGGACGATGAGGATGTTGCGCCCGTCCATGAACATCCGGTTCTGGTCGAGCGCGTCCGTCGCGACGATGCCGGCCCCGCAGAGCGCTGCCTCCACCACCGAGCCGAGGGGGAACCCGTCGAAGGCGTGCGACGCCAGCACGCCGGGCCGGTTCGGCGAGACGATGAGGTCCATCGTGCTGTACGCGCTGCGCAGCTCCGCAGTCTCGAGGACGCCGTGGAAGGTGAGGACGTCCGCGAGATCCGACACGTCGAGGTCGCCCTCCGAGAAGCCGCCGATCACGTGGGCGTCCAGCGGGACTCCGGCGTCGCGCAGACCGCGGACCGTGTCGAGGAAGAGGTCGTACCCCTTGTCCCTGCCGCCCTCGGTGTACTTGTGCGCGGCGAACGCCAGGCGCAGGGCCGGCGTGCCGTCCGGGGATCCGGGCGCGTAGTAGTCGGTGCGGAAGCCCGCCCCGGGGCCGAGGTAGAGCGGGCTGACGACGACGCCCAGGATCTCCGTGACCGGCACCTCCGGAGCCCGCTCCCGCACGTGCTCGGTCACCAGCGGCTGCGTCGTGATGACGTGCCGCAGCAGCGGGGAGCCGAGCACCCGATCCAGCTTGCGCTCCGCTTCCGGGTCGCCGAGGTACAGCCCGCCGCCCGGGTAGAGCGTGACGACGAACGGCGTCCCCGTCTCCTCCAGGTCGTCGAGGTAGTAGGCGGCGTTGTTGAGGAACGTCATCCAGGCGAGGGAGGCGCCCGCGAGCTCCTCCTTCGAGTAGTGCCCGATCCGGTCCACGAACTCCGGATACCGCGCCGCGTAGGGCGGGAGCTGGTGCAGCAGCGGCTGGGTCGTCAGCACGCGCGAAACGGCGTTCCGCCGCATCAGCCAGTTGAACTCCGCGACGCGGAACCCGGTGGCCAGGTCGGGGAAGATGTCGTCGAGGACGACGACGCCCGTCGGCGACGTCACCGGCCCACCACCTGCCGCAGCTGCCGCACCGCGCGCTGGGGCCACGAGCGCACCGGGACCTCGCGCATCCGCGCCCACACGTGGCGTGCCAGCTCGCCGCTCGGGGTGGTCATGACCGCACCGCGCCACGTCTCGCCGTGCTCCAGCTGCGAGAGCCACTGACGCGTCGCATCGGACATCTCGTGGACCTCGGTGCCCGCCAGCGCGTGGAGGCTCAGCTCGGTGAACCCGTAGCGGGAGCGCATCAGCAACTCGGTGTTCTCGTCGCCCAGCAGCATCCGCAGGCAGCGCAGCCCGTGCACCCGGTTCGGCTCGGACATGGCGCAGGGCAGGTTGCACCAGAGCAGCGCGATCTCGCAGGCCCGCTCGTCCGGGAAGGTGAAGTGCGGGTTCACCATCACGTCGCCGAACGCCTCGATGAGCAGCTGGTCGCTGCAGCCGTCGAAGAAGCGCTCGTCCACCGCGATGTGCTCGTTGAAGCCGCGGATGACGTTCGCCCGGCTGTTCGCGCTCGCGTTCTGCTCCGCCTCGAGCAGCCGGAAGCGCACCAGGTCCTCGTCGCCGAGCACGTGGATGGGCCAGTGCTTGACCAGGGTGATCCAGCGGTCGAAGTCCGGCAGCTGGCGCATCCGGTTGTCGTAGAGCCCGTGCTCGATGTAGAACTGCCGCCGGATGAGCACGCTGGGGTGGCAGAGCGCGTTCCCGTTCTCGAAGAAGTAGCGCAGCCACTGCGCCTGCGACCGGTTGCGCTGCCGGAAGACGTTGTGCCAGTGCGGGATGCGCTCGGGCGCCAGCAGCTCGCCGTCCTCGCCGACGAAGCGGGCGCTCGTGAACACGGCACCTACGTCGGGGTTGGCCTCGAAGGCGTCCAGCTGCCGCTGCAGCTTGTGCAGCTCCCACGCGTCGTCGGAGTTGATCACGGCGACGAACTCGGCGCGGGCCTGCTGGATCGCGAAGTTCAGCGCGGACGCGGCGCCCTGGTTGGTGTCGAAGCGGTAGACGCGCATCCGCGGGTCGGCGAAGCGCGCGACGACCTCCATCGAGCCGTCCTTGGACGCGTCGTCGACGACGATCAGCTCCAGGTCGGTGACCGTCTGGTCGAGCACGCTCGAGATGGCCTCCTCGATCCACCGCTCGTGGTTGTAGGAGGTCATCACCACCGAGACGCGCGGCGCCGGGCCGATCATCCGCGGGATGGGCAGCGCCACCTCGGAGGGCAGCGGCCCGGCCGGGCCGTCGAGCACGTCCGCGAGCTGCACGGCACGGGCCTCCAGGTCGTGCAGCAGCCGCGTGAGCTCGACCTGCACCTCCGGCGTCGACAGCTCGATGTAGCGCGGCAGCAGGCGGCGGATGCGCTCGTCGCGCTCCCGCCGCGAGGCCTTCGACCACTCCCCGCCCGAGTGCTGGCGGTAGAGGGTGAGCACCTGGGGGATGAACCCGGCGTCCCCGAAGGCGAGAACGGACAGGTTCACCATCCAGTCGTACGAGGTGATCTCGAACACCTCCGGCGAGAGCCGCTCGAGCGCATCGGCGCGGTACATGCACGCCGAGAAGGTCGCGAACCAGTTGACCTCCGCGAGCCGGCGCGCATTCACCGAGGTGGACATCCGCGAGAAACCGATGGCGGGGGCGATGCTGGCGGCGCCGGTCGACTCGTCGTGCAGCAGCACGCGGCAGGCGACCATCGAGTGCTCCGGGTGCTCGAGCAGGTGGTCGATCTGGAGGCGCAGCTTGTCGACGGAGATCCACTCGTCGTCGCCCTCCAGCACCGCGATGAACTCGCCGCGCGCGGACGAGAAGCCGCGCGCGTAGTTCAGCGTGATGCCGAGACGCGGCGCCTCGTCCAGCACCGTGATGTCGAGGTCGCTGCTCTCCGCCCAGGCGAGCAGCCGCTCCCGCGTGCCGTCGCTGGAGTCGTCGTCGGCGACGACGACCTCGAACGGGTGCGGGCAGTCCTGGGACTCGATCGAGGCGATGGCCCGGTCGATGAACTGCAGGTGGTTGTGGGTGACCAGCAGAACGGTCGCCACGGGAGCCGTCACAGCACTCCGCCTTTCTGATGCCAGCGGACGATGTCCGCGATCCGGTCCGCGTCCTCCAGGCTCAGGCCGCCGTACAGCGGGAGGGCGATGACCTCCTGCGCCGCCTTCCGCGCGACCGGCAGGTGCTTCGCGCTCGGGAGCTCGTTGTACGGCTCGAAGTCGCTGCACAGCGGCGAGAAGTACTTGCGGCTGATCACGTTGAGCGACCGGAGCGTGGTGTGCAGGTCGTCGCGCGTGCTGCCGAACTCCTCGGCGTCGACCCGCAGCACGAAGTACTGGACGATGCCGTCCGCTCCGGAGACGACGCGGATGCCCGGGATTCCTTCGAGCGCCTCCAGGTACCGGTTCGCGACGGCGAGCCGCTGGTCGATCTCCGCGTCGATCAGGTCGAGCATGGAGAGGCCCATCGCGGCGTGCACCTCGGACATCTTGCCGTTGAGGCCCAGGCCCTTGACGTCGTTCTCGTTGACGATGCCGAAGTTGCGGATGAGCCGGAGCCTGCGGTCGACATCCTGGTCCGCCGTGATCAGGGCGCCGCCCTCCACCGAGTGGAACAGCTTGGTGGCGTGGAAGCTGAGCATCGTGATGTCGCCGAGGCGGTGCGGCTCGCCGCCGATCACGGGCGCCGAGCGGCCGAAGATGTGCGCGCCGTCGTAGATGACCCGGAGGTCGTTGCGGCGGGCGATCGCGTCGATCGCGGCGGTGTCGCAGAACCGTCCGTAGACGTGGGTGCCCATCACGGCGCCCACCTCGGAGTCGACCGCCTCTTCGAGCTTCACCGGGTCGAGGGTGAGCGTGTCGTCGATGTCGACGAAGACCGGCTCCAGGCCGAGCAGCGAGATCGCGTGCACCGTCGCGGGGAAGGTGAACGGCGTCACCGCGATCTTGCGGCGCTCCAGCTGGAGCGAGCTGACGGCGGCGATGAGCGCGCTCATGCCGTTGTTCCAGAGCGAGACGCGGCCGGACCCGATCCGCTCCCCCACCGCGAGCTCGAGCATCTCGTGCATCGGGCCCATGTTGGTGAGGATGTTCGAGGCCCAGATGCTCTCGAGCCGGCGGATGTAGTCGGTGAGCGGCGGGAGCGCGGGCCGGCTCACGTAGACGGGACGCTCGAACGGGAGGGGCGTGTTCACGGCTTCCGTCCCTCCTCGAAGGCGCGGTGGCCGGCCAGGACGCCCTCGCGGTCGCGGTCGCGCAGCCTCCGGTTGCCGAGGTAGACGCCCCACGGCTCCAGGTCGCGCGTCACGACGGTGTTGGCGCCGACGGTCGCGCCCTCGCCGATGGTGACGCCCGGGAGGACGACGGCGTTCGCCCCGATGACGCAGAAGCGCCCGACGGTGACGGGTGCGCGCGTGGTGTTGCGGTACGCCTCGTCGAGCGTCGAGTTGCCGAAGCCGGGGCCGGTGAAGTCGTCGGTGCCGGTCAGGATGCGCGCACCCTGGGACAGCGCGACGAAGTCGCCGAGCCGCACCTCCTGGCCTCCCGTGATGGACGAGAAGCACGCCAGGTGCACGTAATTGCCGAGCGTGATCGGCTCCCGGGCCACGACGAGCACGAAGTCGTCGATCAGCACGGGGTCGCCGAAGTGGATGTTCTCGCGCCCGATGATGCGGGCGCTTTCGTAGATAGTCTGCACATTCCCCCCGGGTTCAGCCGTCGGCACTCGTGCTCTCGGCGAACCCGTGGTAGAACGACCAGGTTTCCGGCACGAGTGCAGGTTATAGAGAAACGCGAGCTAAATGAAATCGGCCGGTTTCGAGGGTCGCGGAGCGGCGCTCCGGCCGGTGGTCCACGGCCCCGTTCAGCCCGCGAGTTCGCGAACGAACGTCAGCAGTTGCAGCGTCCGGCCGTCCGGAAGCGCAATCGTGCCCTCGCGCTCGGAGCGGCGGCTGAAGCCCAGCTTGCGGTACAGGGCGTGGGCGCCGAGCATGTCCGGCCCGCTGTTCATGACGACCGCATGCTGGCCGCGAGCGGCCGCCTGCTCCATCGCGAACTCGGTGAGCGCGATCCCGATCCCCCGGCCGCGCGCCTCCGGGTGGGTGGCGAGCAGGCGGAAGTACAGCTCGTCCGGGCCGATCCGGCCGCCGTCGTCGATCCCCTGCCTGAGCAGGGCGATCGTGCCGAGCAGCGCGCCGGTGCGCGCATCCTCGGCCACGAAGAACTCGTACTCGTCGGCCAGCGCCTCCGGGTGCTTGAGCTCCTCGCGATAGTTCGCGGGCAGGTCGTCGTAGTCGTGCGTGTAAGCCGAGTGGGTGAGTTCGCCGATCGCGGGGAACTCGTCGGGGGATGCGGGGCGGATGACGAACGTGGAGGTCACCCGTCCAGTATCGCCCGCGCGGCCGACACGGCCGGCCGCGCGCCTCAGCGGTTGCAGGAGCCCGAGCCCGAGTCGGAGTAGTCGAGCGCCGAAGCGGGCAGTCCGGCACCCTGCAGGGCCGGCGCGTACGAGAACGAGTAGCCGTGCTGTCCGAGCGTCAGCTTAATCGTGCCGTAGCCCTGGTCGTAGCCCGTGACCACGTTCGGGTTGGCGAAGCTTCCGTCCAGGTTCTTCGCCAGCGTGTCCAGCGCCTCGCCGCCGGTCCCGACGATGAACTCGGGGATGCCGTGCTTCGTGTCGACCTGGCCGGCCGGGTTCAGCGGCTGGAACCGCGCGTACGCGTGCTCGTGGCCGTTCAGGATGAGAGTGGCGTGGTTCGCGTAGAGCAGCTTCCACCAGGCGTCCGCGACCTGGCCCTCCTGTCCGCCGGCTCCGGGCGCGGAGGCAGGGACGGTCGGGGTGGATGCGGTGGTCGCCGAGATCGTCGGCTGGTGCCAGTAGGCGATGGTGCACTGCTTCTGGTTGTGCGCGAGATCGTCGGCGAGCCAGCGGGTCTCCTGGGCGAGCAGACCGCCGTCGGTCGTGGAGCAGTCGTTGCCGAACGCCGGCGAGTTGCACTCGACGTTGAGGGAGACGATGTGCCAGTTGCCGAGGTCGTAGGAGTACCAGCCCTGGTTGGTGCTGCTGTCGTCGCCCGCCTGACCCGCCGTGTTCGGCGTGCCGGACTGGTCGTGCCCGTTGAAGTAGGCGAAGTAGCCGTCGCCGTTCTGGCCGGCCTCGTTGTCGCCCTTCTTCGTGTAGGCGTAGTACTCGTGGTTGCCGGGCGCCGGACGCTCCAGGAACTTGAGCCCTCCCCACGCCTGCTCGAACGATCCCTCGAAGTCGCTCAGCTTGCCGACCTCGTACTGCTCGTCACCGAGCAGCGCCACCGCATCCGGCTTCATCGCGTCCGTCTGCTTGGCGGTCGCGAACTCGGCGTCGTAGCCGCCGAGACTCGGGCTGCCGCACTTGAGGGCGGCCGGGGTGGCCGCGTTGTCGTCGTCGTCCGGCTCGCAGGCGATGTCGCCGACGGCCGCGAGGGTGTAGGTCTTCGCATCCTCACCGTGGCTCTGACCGGCGTACGGCCAGTCCCCCTGGAGGACGGGGACGGCGACCGCCGCGGCGGTGCCGAACAGGGTCGCGGCGATGACCCCGGCCGCGATGAGGGACGTCTTGCGGGTGCGGGTGCGCATGGGATCCTCCTGGAGTGGCGGTCGTCGACGGCCGCGTGCCACAGCAGGTTCCGGGCGCCCGGAGACGCACGGATGAACCGCAGGCGTCATCCGGGTGAATGACGCCTGCGGAGGCTCTCAGGATGCGCGCCCGCTCACGCGGTCCCGGCGAGCGCCTTCGTCTTCAGGGTGTCGAACTCGGCGGCGGTGATCGCGCCGCTGTCCAGCAGCCGTTTGGCGGACTCGATCTCGGAGGCCGGCGAGCTGCTGCCCGCCACGTTCCGGATGTAGTTCGCCGACTCGACCTGCGCCTCCATCGCCCCGGCCGCGCTGCGCTGGGCCATGCGCCCGCCGCGCGCGATCAGGTAGACGAACGCGCCCAGGAACGGCACGATCACGATGAACAGCACCCACAGTGCCTTCGCCCAGCCGTTCAGCTCGGGATCCCGGAAGATGTCGATGATCACCCGGATGAAGATCGAGATGCACACGACCACCAGGTAGAACCAGAAGGACCAGACGAGGAAATCCCAGAAAGTCATGACGGCTCCGATCGCTCCACGGAACGGTTGTTCGCCCCGCGTGGCCTGACGGTACGACGGCCGGGTCGGATGCGGCTAGGCAGCAGTCAGTTGCCCTCGGGGGCGTCGCCGTTCATCCCCGCCTGATGCTGGCGGGCATCTGCTGGGCCACGCTACCGTGGGCGCCGGAGGGAGGGGATCGAATGTCATTCCAGGCGTACCTGGACACCATCGAGAAGAAGACCGGGCTCACGCCCCGGCAGCTCGTGGACATCGCCCACGAGAAAGGCCTCGACGCCCCGGGCGTCAAGGCCGGCGACATCCTCGCGTGGCTGAAGGACGACTACGACCTCGGTCGCGGTCACGGCATGGCGCTGGTGCACGTCATCCAGAAGGGCCCGACGATCAGCACCAAGCACGTGGGCACGGACGGCGTCCACCGCGACGAGTCGGAGACGCTGTGGCTCGACGGGATCGCGACGAAACCGTCCTGAGTGCACTGGAGGAAGGACGTGGGCGGCAGGCTCCCCCCGGATACCTGCCACCCGGGCGCCGCGGGTCCCCCGTTCGGCGCACAGGGTGAGCCTAGCGGCGGCCGGAACCGACCGGAATGTAGCGAAAGTCACATTGCCGGGGTCGGCGCGGAAGCGTCGCGGCAGCCATGATGGGAGGCGTGGTCCCCAGCGCGCACTCCCCCGAACCGTCGAACGGCCGGCCGGACGCGGAGTCGGCGATCGCGGACGAACTCGTGCGGCGGCTCCGGGCGCAGGGCAATGCCCTGGCCGCGGATCCGGTGCTCGTCGAGCAGCTGCGGGCGCAGGTCGGGGTGATCCTGCAGCGCACCCGCGACCGTCTGAGCGGGACCGCCGTGGATGCGGCACGTCCGGCGGGTGGCGAGCGCGTGGGGCGCGCGCGTGCCGGGCAGAACATCCACCCCGTCGACAGCCTGACCGCGGCCACGCTGCTGTTCGACATCGCCCTCACCGAGCTCCAGCACGACGGCGACGCGGTGGAAGTCGCTCGCGCGCTGAACGCATCCATCATGGACGAGGTGGTCCCTGCGGCACTGGGCTACGTGGATGTGCTCCTCGAGCGGATCGCGGTCGCGGACGCCGAGGAGCACCTCGGCATCTGGCGCAGGCTGCACGTGCCGTCGCCGGAGACCGCCGGCGGGGCCCTCACGGCCGGGACGGAGTCCACCGGGATCCTCACGGATCGCGAGCTGCAGGTCATCACGATGATCGCGCAGGCCTACACCAACCGGGAGATCAGCGCCCGCCTCCACATCGCCGAGGGCACCGTCAAGCGGCACACCACCAACATCTACGCCAAGCTCGGCGCCACCTCACGCATCGACGCCGTCCGGACGGCCGTGCGGCTCGGCCTCCTCCGGGGATGACGGCTTGCGCGCCTCGATCAGGTGGCGCGACGAGTAGGTGACGAACTTCCCCTCCCGCCGGATGACCGCATCCAGGTCGCGCAGCCGGTCCCGATACGCGTCGACCGTGAATCCCGGCACCCACCAGATCACCTTGCGCAGCAGGTAGACCACGGCGGCGATGTCGTAGATCTCGATCCGGGTGCGTGCCGTGCGGAGGTCGACCACGTCGAGACCGGCCCGCCGGGCGGCGTCGGCCTCGTCGTCGTGGTGGCGTCCGCGGCGCGCCTCCGGCAGCGGCCCCATGAAGAACTCGATCAGCTCGAACGCGCTGGCCGGGCCGACATGCTGCGCGAAGTAGGTGCCACCCGGCGCCAGCACACGGGCCAGCTCGTCCCACCAGATCGTCGCGGGATGCCGGCTGGTGACGAGGTCGAACGCCCCGTCCGCGAACGGCAGCGGCGGCTCGTCCGGGTCGTGCACCACGACCACGCCGCGCGGGTGCAGCAGACGGGTCGCCTTGACGACGTTGGGCGGCCACGACTCGGTGACCACCGCCGTGGGCGGGAAGACCTCCGCACGGCCGACGACCTCGCCCCCACCGGTCTGCACGTCGAGCCAGGACCGGGCGTGACGCAGGCGTCCGGCCAGCTGCCCCGCGTATCCCCAGGCTGGTCGCTCCTCGGTGGCCCGCCCGTCGAGCCAGGAGAAGTCCCAGCCCGTGACGTCGGCCTGCTCGCCGATCGCGACGAGCTCCTCGAACGTGGCGTCTTCCATACCTGCATCCTGCCAGGGAGGCCGCCGGCCGCGTCAGGCTTCCGCAGCGTCCTCTCCCTCGGACCGCAGCGACGCGATCATCCGGCGCAGGAGGGTGGATGCCGCCGCCTGCTCCGCGTCGCTCAGTCCGCTGAGCATCCGCACCTCCACCTCCCGCACCGCGGCCGTCGCCTTCGCAAGCGCGCGCCGGCCGCGCGGGGTGAGCCGCGTCGGCAGCGCCTTGCCGACCGGCGCCTCGGTGGCGCGCATCACGGAGCCGTCGCGCTCCAGGGCCTGGAGCAGCACGTTCATCGACTGCCGGGTCACGAAGGCCCCCCGCGCGAGTTCCGAATTCGACAGGCCGGGACGCTGGGCCAGCAGCTCGAGGCAGGAGTAATGCGTGATCGTCATGCCGAGCGGGCGCAACGCCGCCTCCATCGCCGTCCGCAGCTCGCTGGACGCGACCTTGAGGAGGTATCCGAGGGAGGTCTCGAGGTCGATGCCGGCGCGGTCTTGACTCATGTCAGTATTCTGACATAGGTTGAGCCGTGTCAGATAACTGACACACATCGAAGGAGCATTCCATGCCTGCCACCGGCCCCGATTTCCTCTCCCTTCAGACCCGCGACCTCGAGAGGTCCCAGGCGTTCTACGAGCGCCATCTC is drawn from Leifsonia shinshuensis and contains these coding sequences:
- a CDS encoding PLDc N-terminal domain-containing protein; its protein translation is MTFWDFLVWSFWFYLVVVCISIFIRVIIDIFRDPELNGWAKALWVLFIVIVPFLGAFVYLIARGGRMAQRSAAGAMEAQVESANYIRNVAGSSSPASEIESAKRLLDSGAITAAEFDTLKTKALAGTA
- a CDS encoding helix-turn-helix transcriptional regulator, whose product is MVPSAHSPEPSNGRPDAESAIADELVRRLRAQGNALAADPVLVEQLRAQVGVILQRTRDRLSGTAVDAARPAGGERVGRARAGQNIHPVDSLTAATLLFDIALTELQHDGDAVEVARALNASIMDEVVPAALGYVDVLLERIAVADAEEHLGIWRRLHVPSPETAGGALTAGTESTGILTDRELQVITMIAQAYTNREISARLHIAEGTVKRHTTNIYAKLGATSRIDAVRTAVRLGLLRG
- a CDS encoding metallophosphoesterase; translation: MRTRTRKTSLIAAGVIAATLFGTAAAVAVPVLQGDWPYAGQSHGEDAKTYTLAAVGDIACEPDDDDNAATPAALKCGSPSLGGYDAEFATAKQTDAMKPDAVALLGDEQYEVGKLSDFEGSFEQAWGGLKFLERPAPGNHEYYAYTKKGDNEAGQNGDGYFAYFNGHDQSGTPNTAGQAGDDSSTNQGWYSYDLGNWHIVSLNVECNSPAFGNDCSTTDGGLLAQETRWLADDLAHNQKQCTIAYWHQPTISATTASTPTVPASAPGAGGQEGQVADAWWKLLYANHATLILNGHEHAYARFQPLNPAGQVDTKHGIPEFIVGTGGEALDTLAKNLDGSFANPNVVTGYDQGYGTIKLTLGQHGYSFSYAPALQGAGLPASALDYSDSGSGSCNR
- a CDS encoding DUF4287 domain-containing protein, translating into MSFQAYLDTIEKKTGLTPRQLVDIAHEKGLDAPGVKAGDILAWLKDDYDLGRGHGMALVHVIQKGPTISTKHVGTDGVHRDESETLWLDGIATKPS
- a CDS encoding methyltransferase domain-containing protein, producing MEDATFEELVAIGEQADVTGWDFSWLDGRATEERPAWGYAGQLAGRLRHARSWLDVQTGGGEVVGRAEVFPPTAVVTESWPPNVVKATRLLHPRGVVVVHDPDEPPLPFADGAFDLVTSRHPATIWWDELARVLAPGGTYFAQHVGPASAFELIEFFMGPLPEARRGRHHDDEADAARRAGLDVVDLRTARTRIEIYDIAAVVYLLRKVIWWVPGFTVDAYRDRLRDLDAVIRREGKFVTYSSRHLIEARKPSSPEEAEPHGRPDGVDA
- a CDS encoding MarR family transcriptional regulator produces the protein MSQDRAGIDLETSLGYLLKVASSELRTAMEAALRPLGMTITHYSCLELLAQRPGLSNSELARGAFVTRQSMNVLLQALERDGSVMRATEAPVGKALPTRLTPRGRRALAKATAAVREVEVRMLSGLSDAEQAAASTLLRRMIASLRSEGEDAAEA